A window of the Phragmites australis chromosome 20, lpPhrAust1.1, whole genome shotgun sequence genome harbors these coding sequences:
- the LOC133902416 gene encoding probable calcium-binding protein CML17 — protein MEMTSSSAPSTSYPNLSLAQAVVTLSINVVLVWLTAVIKSSSSSSASNHRREATPAPSTATPPSPPPAKAATAAGVIDMDVVLGVMGAGSTASVGFEEAAALFEEEEATVEEAQAAFGVFDRDGDGFIDAGELGSVLRSLGFDAGVAAAECQRMIDAYDEDKDGRIDFHEFLKLMERSQ, from the coding sequence ATGGAGATGACCTCTTCGTCCGCGCCGAGTACGTCCTACCCCAACCTCTCCCTGGCGCAGGCCGTGGTGACGCTCTCCATCAACGTCGTCCTCGTCTGGCTCACCGCCGTCATCaagtcctcctcctcttcctccgccTCCAACCACCGACGCGAGGCTACCCCCGCCCCTAGCACCGCCACGCCTCCATCGCCGCCCCCGGCTaaggccgccaccgccgcgggcGTCATCGACATGGACGTGGTGCTCGGGGTGATGGGCGCGGGAAGCACCGCGTCGGTGGGgttcgaggaggcggcggcgctgttcgaggaggaggaggcgaccgtGGAGGAGGCCCAGGCGGCATTCGGGGTGTTCGACCGCGACGGCGACGGATTCATTGACGCCGGGGAGCTCGGGAGCGTGCTCAGGTCGCTCGGGTTCGATGCCGGCGTCGCGGCCGCGGAGTGCCAGCGGATGATCGACGCCTACGACGAGGACAAGGACGGCAGAATCGACTTCCACGAGTTTCTAAAGCTCATGGAGAGGAGCCAGTGA